A genomic segment from Desulfovibrio sp. encodes:
- a CDS encoding ABC transporter ATP-binding protein, with amino-acid sequence MSALYTFSNVGKKFATASEDIEIIKDISLVVEEGEMLAIVGQSGSGKSTLLHLMGALDTPSSGEICFEGRNMALMSADQKAAFRNKTLGFVFQFHHLLPEFSALENVAMPAIIGGASQRSVMTRAREMLDRVGLSARMDSKIATLSGGERQRVAIARAVFMRPRVLLADEPTGNLDEVTGAQVGELMNELNRELGMTLVVVTHNRELAAGMGRTLELKAGTLYEKNFE; translated from the coding sequence ATGTCAGCACTCTACACTTTTTCAAATGTGGGCAAAAAATTTGCCACGGCCAGCGAAGATATCGAGATTATCAAGGATATCAGCCTGGTTGTGGAAGAAGGCGAGATGCTCGCCATAGTCGGACAGTCCGGTTCCGGCAAGAGCACCCTCTTGCATCTTATGGGTGCTCTTGATACTCCAAGTTCGGGCGAGATATGTTTTGAAGGGCGCAACATGGCGCTCATGAGCGCTGACCAGAAAGCGGCTTTTCGCAACAAAACTCTGGGCTTCGTTTTTCAATTTCATCATCTGCTGCCGGAATTTTCTGCTCTGGAAAACGTGGCAATGCCGGCTATAATCGGCGGTGCGAGCCAACGCTCTGTCATGACCCGTGCGCGAGAAATGCTTGATCGCGTGGGCCTTTCGGCGCGTATGGACAGCAAGATTGCCACACTCTCGGGCGGTGAACGCCAGCGGGTTGCCATTGCACGCGCGGTTTTTATGCGACCGCGCGTTCTGTTGGCTGATGAACCCACCGGCAATCTGGATGAAGTTACCGGAGCGCAGGTGGGCGAACTGATGAACGAACTCAACCGTGAATTGGGCATGACCCTCGTAGTGGTTACACACAACCGAGAGCTGGCCGCAGGTATGGGCAGAACCCTGGAACTGAAAGCGGGGACCTTGTATGAGAAGAATTTTGAATAA